From the genome of Triticum aestivum cultivar Chinese Spring chromosome 3B, IWGSC CS RefSeq v2.1, whole genome shotgun sequence, one region includes:
- the LOC123071863 gene encoding uncharacterized protein codes for MWGAKGEEKAGGACEEWSYQLGNKDTLSLKPPKKSPLALRMVVLTMTMICGVFICSMCMKQLGSDSWSRIVKIQVAEQSCNKSLIPPSEVQFVHYPQPLNYSRKECICTPVRFFAIISSQRSGSGWFETLLNSHINVSSNGEIFSKKERRSNVSSIIKTMDMVYNLDWNSSASKNECTAAAGFKWMLNQGLVANHAAVVDYFNQRGVSVIFLFRRNLLRQMVSQLANNHDRYLKQLKGKHKAHVHTKDEANILAKYKPRLNTTTLLWSLKQADDYTCKALENLKSVRHITLYYEDLIQNRTMLVEVLDFLKVPARKLVSRHVKIHTKPLSDQIENWDEVYNALNGTKFESFLNADYRT; via the exons aTGTGGGGTGCCAAGGGGGAGGAGAAGGCCGGCGGCGCCTGCGAGGAATGGAGCTACCAGCTGGGGAACAAG GATACGCTGAGTTTGAAACCTCCAAAGAAGTCACCCCTCGCGTTGAGAATGGTTGTTCTCACCATGACTATGATCTGTGGGGTGTTTATTTGCTCAATGTGTATGAAGCAACTAGGAAGCGACAGCTGGTCAAGGATAGTGAAGATTCAAGTTGCAGAACAGTCCTGCAATAAGTCTTTAATTCCTCCTTCTGAGGTTCAGTTTGTGCATTATCCACAACCACTAAATTACAGCAG GAAAGAATGCATCTGTACCCCTGTCCGCTTCTTTGCAATTATCTCATCGCAGCGGTCTGGAAGCGGCTGGTTCGAAACCCTTCTAAACAGTCACATAAATGTTAGCTCTAATGGAGAAATCTTCTCGAAGAAAGAAAGGAGGAGTAATGTTTCATCTATAATAAAGACAATGGACATGGTGTATAACTTGGATTGGAATAGTAGTGCTTCCAAGAATGAGTGCACTGCTGCTGCTGGCTTCAAATGGATGCTTAATCAG GGTCTCGTGGCAAATCACGCTGCTGTGGTTGATTACTTCAACCAAAGAGGAGTGTCTGTGATATTTCTGTTCAGAAGGAATCTCCTCCGTCAGATGGTATCGCAACTAGCAAACAATCATGACAGATACCTTAAGCAATTAAAAGGAAAACACAAGGCCCATGTGCACACAAAAGATGAG GCGAATATACTTGCAAAATACAAGCCCAGGCTCAACACAACAACATTATTGTGGAGTCTGAAACAGGCAGATGATTACACTTGCAAAGCTCTTGAAAACCTAAAGAGCGTCCGTCACATTACATTGTACTATGAGGATCTCATCCAAAACAGAACT ATGCTTGTTGAGGTGCTGGATTTCCTCAAAGTGCCAGCGAGGAAACTAGTCAGCCGGCATGTGAAGATACACACGAAACCACTGTCGGATCAAATTGAAAACTGGGATGAAGTCTATAATGCCCTGAATGGCACCAAGTTTGAAAGTTTCTTGAATGCTGACTACCGAACATGA
- the LOC123067731 gene encoding coniferyl alcohol acyltransferase-like yields the protein MANDDPSRVRIVRKSIVKPSVARPGVVLAVSNLDLLYQTMPIAMICAYRTPSDGLGFQDVVAAFEAKLPYLLDHFFLLAGRIVANPHSGLPEVHCDNQGAELVVGEVGVALGSLDYGSLEASLARLGVPVQYDAGVALSVQLVSFACGGFAVAWGTNHVLLDGCTLCMIVDVWSQLARSGTEKIAAAAAPNHDRSIFRPRAAPSYGGLGEVFIPLESERLVNALTAGSSLVVRTYYVEQRDLDMLRVQASASEERGASASRVEAACAYLWKVLAGVVGSSDDRCRMGWWVNGRPCLAKKEAAMRSYVGNVTSFAVAEASVDAIKRRPLPEVASMVRQSIRATATSEHFQELVDWVEERKGKGPGKYVETATVGLGSPVLSVTSMVSFGLDTDFGFGQAAIAMPTWVDSGRLCCGFVTIMASPGTGGHGGGSWIFTMSIWPRLAAALDSDAHRIFKPLTAEYLGLAQYSRL from the coding sequence ATGGCAAACGACGATCCTTCACGCGTCCGTATCGTTCGCAAAAGCATCGTCAAGCCGTCCGTTGCGCGCCCCGGCGTGGTGCTGGCTGTCTCTAACCTCGACCTGCTGTATCAGACGATGCCGATCGCGATGATCTGCGCCTACCGCACGCCCTCGGACGGCCTGGGCTTCCAAGACGTCGTGGCCGCCTTCGAGGCCAAGCTGCCGTACCTGCtcgaccacttcttcctcctcgccggcCGCATCGTCGCCAACCCGCACTCCGGGCTCCCGGAGGTGCACTGCGACAATCAAGGCGCGGAGCTCGTCGTCGGCGAGGTCGGCGTGGCGCTGGGGAGCCTGGACTACGGCAGCCTGGAGGCGTCCTTGGCGAGGCTCGGCGTCCCCGTCCAGTACGACGCGGGCGTCGCGCTGTCGGTGCAGCTGGTGTCGTTCGCCTGCGGCGGGTTCGCCGTGGCGTGGGGCACCAACCACGTGCTCCTGGACGGGTGCACGCTGTGCATGATCGTCGACGTTTGGTCACAGCTCGCGCGGTCCGGgaccgagaagatcgccgccgccgccgccccgaaccaCGACCGCTCCATATTCCGCCCTCGCGCCGCGCCGTCGTACGGCGGGCTCGGAGAGGTGTTCATCCCGCTTGAGAGCGAGCGTCTCGTCAACGCACTCACGGCCGGGAGCTCCCTGGTCGTTCGCACCTACTACGTCGAGCAGCGGGACCTCGACATGCTGCGCGTGCAGGCGAGCGCCAGCGAGGAGCGCGGCGCGAGCGCGAGCCGCGTCGAGGCGGCGTGCGCGTACCTGTGGAAGGTCCTGGCCGGCGTGGTGGGGTCGTCGGACGACAGGTGCCGCATGGGCTGGTGGGTGAACGGCCGGCCGTGTCTCGCCAAAAAGGAAGCGGCTATGCGCAGCTACGTCGGTAACGTCACGTCGTTCGCGGTGGCGGAGGCGAGCGTGGACGCGATCAAGCGGCGGCCGCTCCCGGAGGTCGCGTCGATGGTGCGCCAGTCGATCAGGGCGACGGCGACCTCCGAGCACTTCCAGGAGCTGGTGGACTGGGTGGAGGAGCGCAAGGGCAAGGGTCCAGGCAAGTACGTGGAGACGGCAACCGTCGGGCTGGGCAGCCCGGTGCTGAGCGTGACGTCCATGGTGTCCTTTGGCCTCGACACTGACTTCGGCTTCGGGCAAGCCGCCATAGCGATGCCGACGTGGGTGGACAGCGGGAGGCTCTGCTGCGGCTTCGTGACGATCATGGCGAGCCCGGGAACGGGAGGCCACGGCGGTGGCTCCTGGATCTTCACCATGTCCATTTGGCCGAGGCTGGCCGCCGCGCTCGACTCCGATGCCCACCGCATCTTCAAGCCTCTGACCGCGGAGTATCTCGGCCTCGCTCAGTATAGCCGGCTCTGA